CCAGTGGTGATCATGATCGCCACCTACACCCGGATCTACCGAATCGCTCAGACCCAGATCCGTCGGATCATGTCTTTGGAGCGGGCGGCAGAGCAGGCGCAGCACCAAGGCCACGGCGTGAACAGGAACCAGCAGCAGGTGCAGCGGCCCGGCGACGAGGCCTCGCTGAAGTCCTCGTTCAAGAAGGAAACCAAAGTCCTGAAGACGCTTTCAATCATCATGGGCGTGTTCGTGTTTTGTTGGCTGCCCTTCTTTGTCCTCAACTGCACCGTCCCCTTCTGCGACCCGCCGTGCGTCAGCGACACCACCTTCACCGTCTTCGTCTGGTTCGGCTGGGCCAACTCGTCCCTCAACCCGGTCATCTACGCGTTCAACGCAGACTTCCGCCGAGCTTTCGCCAGCATCCTGGGCTGCGGCCGAGTCTGCTCGAACAACGCGGTGGAGGCGGTGAACTTAAGCAACGAACTGGTTTCCTACCACCATGACACCACCCTCCACAAGGAGGCGCTGGTCCCCGCTCAGCCGCAGCAGCATCCCCGCAACATTAACGTCAGCTCGGACCACCTGGAGGACATGAGCGCACATTTTGACGAGGAGTCGATCATCTCCAACGGTTCTCCGAGCCACAACAGACTGCTGCTGCTTCCCGCAACCATCCAGTATGAGGAAGACCCAGAGATTTCCTTGGAAACAATCACACCGTTCACCTCAGCTCCAGGGCTGGAGAGTGATGCTCTGATACCAGGACAAGTCCACCAGGACGGATAGGACAGACACAATGTTTGGACATTCCTCCATGATGTGTGCTCTTGATTCATTTAAAGTTGTGGACTTTAGAACTTCATAATTTGGGTTATTGATCTGAAACTGGCTAAAATCACCACTGAGCACAAAGAATGTATAATCTCCACGTTCATCCTATTATAGCCCGTCACGAAGGGACAGATGGTGCTTGAAAAAACTTTGTCTTGACAAGTCTGATGGCTGATATCTGGAGCTCTGAGGTCTCTCCAGACGAATGTCCCATTAACAACTCAATAGTTGCGCCTGAACAAGTCATTAAAATTGCACTAAAACTTCCTTCTCATTTAAACTCTTTAAATGAGAGTCCAGTGACATCACCTGCTGGTTTGTAAAGTCCAGTTCTGAAGCCTCAAACTGAGCGTTTCTGACATGCTAACCAGGCGTGACGAGCTTCTTTCTCACTATAACATTTTCAGCGGGGATCAACTGCTGAGACGAAAATGCCCTGTTTCAcgtagataaatataaaaaaagaaaaacagagctgtAATGCACTTTTTCTTAGTGCGAGGAACTGAGCACTCTGTGATTCCCAAATCACAGCAGTGTACGCACTAAGTAGATGCGCCCTAAATCATACCCCTGCTTTACTGTCCATTTAACTTTTTATGGGACCataatttataaaaataaacattttatgtccagtaagatGTAAAACTAGGAAttgagaccataaactcatcagaTAAGTTTTCACTGAAGTCATTTATCAAGTGAGAAGGGGAGCCATTTTCCCATCGTGTTAAATATGACCCAATTTCTTTTTCCCGCTGGCCTTTAGAAAGAACGCAGGTTCGAGGCCCTCCAGCGTTGGCTGGATCTATCGAGCCTGATATTAAATAACAGGCGGGAAACTCAAGCTACTCTTAAATGCCAGCATcctaatttatatatttttaacatcctgtttgctgctgtattttgtattttgtttgttttttcatgttttctttaggttgtttaaatagaaacaaatgtatgtgtgtggaaATGTGACCTCCTGACAAAAAGCCTGTGCAAACCCAGTGCAGACACAATCGTTTAAACCCATATTTATTCACAgtagaacacagaaaacatatcaGATGTTTAAGCGTAGACAGTTTGAAGTCGATGGCAGCAACATGCCTCAAAACATCCATGATGGGAGCAACAAGGCTGGAGAAGCAGGCggtacaaaaaataaacagctggaGAAACATGTTGTACAAATCAGGTTAATTGGCAGCAGGTCAGCAACATGATTGGgcataaaaagagcatcttgATTTATAAATTGTGAAACAATTTCAGAATAATATTCATCaaaataaaattgtaaaaaaactCAGAAAATATTAAATCATAAACTAGTCTGGAGAAGCATCTGTGTGCATGAGACGAGGCTGGAAACCCGGACTGGATGCCTGTGATCCGATGGCTCTTTGGCTTCGGAGTAGAAGAGTCTGAGTGCTGAACCAGCTGAGAACATCTGGAGCATCCTGAAACCAAAAATGGGACAAAGAGGAGTCCGGACTGCTGGGCATCAGTCCAGAACCGGACAACAGTcctctggaagtccagcagctgCTGTCCTCAGCTCACAGGCAGATGTTACAGAGGAAACATGGACCAGCCCAAACTTTTAGAGACGTGTTGAtaccatcaaattcaaaacagTCTCATATGTTCATTAAGACTCAGTTCAATCATTTGACTCGTTTTTTGTGAATAAATGGGTTTGTGacatttgcaaatcattgtattctgtttttatgtacattttccacagcatcccaacttttTGTATACTAGGAGAGAACTGTTAGTGATGTGGAAGTGCTTTAGAGACACGTAGAGGCAACCggtgtttgtgtgttaaaaCAGAATTAAGGGTTGAGGTTATGAAACCTGACCCTGACTCTGACGTTCatccataaaatgacatttaaagcaTCATCATAAGTGCGATGATATTTGCCATTCATCCGTAATCCGCAAGACGCACCGGTTGTTTGAGAATATGGTATTAACAGGGACTTAATGTGAAAGCAACATTTAAATATCTAAACAGTACGATGGCTACTCTGTTGCTTCGTTgaggttttaaatgcactgtaAACCATCAGAGAGACGAATAAATGCAGAAGAGGTTTAACTGAGTGAAAGTCAAAGCTGCTGTACTGAATCTTCACAGCAGAAAAACTTGATGGCAGTCATTGAGGATCAGGGAGGATGGTGGGGGGGCCTGACAGGTAACCTGACTCCCTCACTAacatcctgtctccccccccccccccccctacagATACATTATGCTGTTTTCAGCTATTCTTAGAAACATGACATTTTtgacaaaaagtaaaaaagtagaaatgagatttttttccaaacaagaaaaacaaaatacttttattttattttattgatataGCGCCCAACCACATTCGTCTCAAGTAAAGACGGTACAATGATACACAGAAAACCCAACAGTCAGAAGACAGCGAGGATGCGATGACGATACAAATACAAACGAACACGGAGCGACGGCAGAGTCTGAGTTTTCCTCCCGTTGGTCGACgctccttcctctctctctgcagtCTACCTCTGCTCTCTCCTTTCATCTTCACTCAGTGGTGGAGTTGAAACAGAGTGGAGGCTCCAGGGGCCACTGAGGGGACGGCACTCTGAACCTCACAGGTGTGTCCTGCAGGGTCAGCTGTTCAGTGCATCATCGAGATGTTTCATGAGGGAGGAAACGAGAGCAGAGCGCTCGTTTCGGGTGTGGGCTGAGCTCAAGAGCTCTGCAGCACGTCAACACTTTTAACTGATCTCAGACCTCCCCGCAGAGTTTGAGTAATAAACTGATTGGTGTTTAGTTTAGCAGGATACAGAGGAGTCTCCAGCAGTGTAGACTCTGCTGTTTGTGGAGCAGGTGATAGAAGGAGATTGTGATttaagaatttatttcataGGATCATCACAGCATCCCGGCATCTTTAATGAGTGCAGACTGACACCATGAAATGTTAATGAACTTTGAAATCCTGGCAGGCATAAAACAGAGAGACTGTGGCACTTGTGCTCTCTGTGTGGTGTTTTGGTGCACTTGCATGTATGCCACTTTTATTTGAAAGATACTTTAAAAACGGCCAAAGCTGCTCGATATCATTAAACCTGCTGCTGCAAAGGACTGAGATCTGGAAACTGTGGAGAAGAGGAAAAAGGTGGGGAACGAGGAACAGCTGAAACCAGTTAAGGTAGCGCCAAACAAAGTAAAATAGGAAATGCACAACgatgaaaacaatgaaaacactAAGAAATTCAGAAAACGTtggtcctaaaaaaaaaaaaaaaaaggtgatgaGGTGGTCCTGATGTttttaaacaagaaaaagaagaaatggggATTCTCAGTTCAtccgacccccccccccccccccaataagaAAATTAAGCTAggtctgaaaaaacaaaaaaacaaaacaagaatgtAATTCATCCTGTGAAAGTACGCAGTTGGTGTGAACGGCTCCATTAACAATACTTTTTTTATTCACGAAACATTGTCACAAATAACACTCAACGATATTTCAGATGGTTGTGTGAGTAAACTGGACCAGCACGTCTGACATCATCAAGCACCATCAGTTAAATCAGCTTCCCTCTCCATCCTGATGCTTAATTGCACTGTTGCTGGCAGGTGACTGGCTGATTTGGTAAATGGTGAGCACTTGAACAGGACAATAACAAAGTGGATATATGACTGCAGTATTAGAGCACAGTGTCTGTCCAACGGTCtcacagcagtttgtgaaatattCAACATGAAATGCTTTCATTCTTGTTTCTGGACACAAATCTCCGCTCCCCACCAATATTCCCTCTAatctttcatgtgtctgagcgagcacacaaactccctgagcggacacttggaccactgtgagcgacagcagacgtgtgcactgtggtcacgccagcgtcgaatccatccaagttacatggtttactaaaataatcaaattacagcatttatgttagactacatttaattaactgctttagcccacttacaatgaaaatttagaaaaaaaatcttgttcatgacctgtagcatgttaacactattggaaggaaaaataacCTGAACTccaataaagctctgacttgtatgaTGCGTCTgagtctgggagagagtctgtaactctctgtctgcaaaatacagtaaataatgaccaatgctgGGAAATTAactatatagttacttcttcaaaaaagtatcaaagttttttgcagctgtttacctaaaaatgcagccaaggcgtttttttaaacaaacatttcaaagtatttacagaacaatcagctgctctgcatcaaatctgatgccacacaaattatttgtgccgctccaaaaaataatttctgtccactatgagatgaacaacagcctgatacctgcaggcctgacagcagcagatgtgtcactgctgtaacacctgtaacactcagcagtcgcctcattgttctgacacacacaacaaaactattgacaacactacacactaactacacactaactacacaagatttgtgttaaacgtcgcaaatctctcacatctcaaacacaccgtcactcctaaaacttccccctccctAAACatctaaatgccatgttgccatatcatgttttgattggtccacatggtacatttttccaccaataggaaaggctggAGGGGGGCTGTGTTTGTTCACAGGCGGAGTGatttcgagcgttttccttataaaacgccgtttttaccgtttcttcctgcagtaaatataaacaacgacagtattcaggaagaaaaccaaacactgcagatattttttatcataactctggttttacgtgaccgatcaacacagtttaaaaactggtataaagtccacactgtttccgtcagttgttccgtctgtcctgctcacatctccaatggttgtacacgttgtcattaacgtggcttcactccgcATCAACCGctttgctaaaacaccggtgtgggcacataaggacgctgtcatagcctttCAACCActttgattagctgcgtatatacgaatgtgaatcccatcattggctggactatgggataaggtggcatcgttctgatcccatacgggagcagccagtcactcactgactaacactgcagaacagaattgttaaagtattcattttaatttcaattcaggttagatttttcttttgtgcGCAATGCAgcttttctgtgcgcagagaccgtgcctgCAGTGCGCAATTAcgcacgcgcgcagcttagagggaacattgctcccCACAGGTTTGCATCACACTCATCTCTGCCCAGGAAGAGCAGGAAGGGTAGTGAGTGCTGTGAATCATTGCATCACTTACAGCAGAAACACGCAATTCAAGCAGCTCACAGAACTGAAAGCCGTCCTAATAAAAGTGCTTTTAGAAAAACATCCTGCTTTGGTTTAAAATACAAAGACTGCCGTTCTTtcaaagtttcaaagacaacaaATAATTCTTGTTGAAACACGTCCGTTTCACACTCGTTCTGACTGTGATGACAAACAGGAACAATGTGCGTCTGTGGACAAGAACTAATTGCTTTTTGCGACAGTTtcacattttgctgtgagactgGTCGAAGTGGTCGTACTCCTCTATGATGCAGCATGCACCAATGTTTAATGGAGCCGCTCATTTACAGCGCGTAACGCAAAAGTTGATGCAACGTAAAGCAACTAATGCACACTGACCACCTTCACTCCCTAAAGGAGCTCTTCCCATGTAGTCTGTTTCATATATTTAATGAATTACTGAAGAATTTTAATGTCTGATGTactcttctctccttttttaCTTATAATCTTTTATACATTTGTCAGCTACTTGTTGCTGTGCTGCTCAGGTTTTTGGATAGAAGAAATCACTGAGAGACAGCAGGAACTGTGAGCCTCCGGTATTACTCTGATGTTACAATAAACCACAAAATTAATATAATTTGTTATTAAACAAAACTAACTGCAGATGAAGCCCATAAGTTTGCAGGAAAATGTTTATTGAAGTCACAGAGTGAGTGCTTTTAGAGCCATCTCCCTAATATCGTCTATGCAACAGGAAGTCAGAGTTGCCACCCCCTGTTGGTCATCACGAGGAATGCAGCGTGGCGCTGGAAGCTCCATCTTACACTCTAtggcagcggtctccaaccttttttgcgccaccgaccggtttatgcccaacaatattttcaaggaccggcctttaaggtgtcgcggataaatacaacaaaatcaaaCTAGTAcaggtaccgaaaaaaagaagatttattcataacacacgtgaaaagacccaggaaaacagagttaacgataaaaccgataaaaaccctgaaaaccatacatttcacacctgagcctcaactctcgcggcccgataccggtccgaggcccgggggttggggaccgctgctctgtGGCACAGGTGACAAACTCCCGTCCTCGAGCGTCCTGAAACCTTTCAACATTtccctgctgcaacacacctggATAAGATTAGTAGGTCAACTGCAAGGGGTCGGCCTgctaattttattcaggtgtgttgcagcagggacacatggaaaagtttcaGCACACTGGCCCTCCAGGACTGGAGTCTGACATCCCTGTATGGTGTAAGTAAAGGTTTTAAAAGAGCTCCAGCTTACAGGTCTAGGAGGTTGTCAGCACTGAGCATGAAGGGACTTTAGCTTCACCTCAGTGAGGAGACGTATTTGATCCCAAAGGTGTGACCACATCCTCTTGGATCAGGAGCACACGGATAATGAAACTGCTAATTATGGAATTTACTTACTGTCAATTACAAgtactctctctctttatcaGTGAAGTGTGTGTTAAAGaaacacagaacagttttcTTACCCAACTGAGTCTTTATCAAATGAGTCATTAGAAGAAGAAGTATCGTCACATGCATACACGAGTCACAGGACTCGACACTCCAGTGATTTATTCACTATCAGTTGCAGAaaaaatatagattttttttttaaatcagcgcCAAACACAGGTGTCaacctttattttgaaggctgGGTGTGGCTCACGGCGTGATTGCTCACTTTTCATTGTACACATTAGATAATAGAACAAGCTGTTCTGTGTTGCATGTGTGCTTTTAAACTGACAATAACACACAGACTTGACATCATTTAGACAGCATCAGCTGCTGCAGAAGCTCACATGTCATTATACATCTGCATCAgcgcaaataaataaatagagaaGGAAACCCTAAAAAAAttagtttttttctgttatacAACCTGCGAATACTTTGTGCACGGGCCGCCCTGCTGGTAATTTTGATAGTTTCTATGCCAAAGGGGAAAAATAGCTCAGCTTTCATTCTGAACAGCACCGGGGAAGGCCTCTGTGTCCATGAATGCCCCTTTGTCATAACGTGTGTCACAGTATGAGGCTGTGAAAGTACTAATTTGTTAGTGTGAACTGTCTCCTGATGAAAGGTTCGACAGATTCAAGTCATCACTGCtgcacagtttgtgtttttacagttgccaaatttatttttgttgtatcACTTTTATTCCAACCGTTATGGGTGAAATAATGATGCTGATGTGAGCGCACTCGCTAATGAGAGACTATGAACTTTATTCCTGCACCAACAGAAGACCCAAAATGAGAGTTTGGATCAAGGAAGCAAGAGAAAACTTTACTAAACTTTATTGCACTGAACCAGAACTCTGGGAGAGGCCAGAGGAAGAGATGGGAGCACACACCGACTGggtggaaaaataaaacaggaagtaagatAATAAAAGACACACAAGGAAACACGAAGTGACAACAAGGcctgacacagacacagataatGGGAAATATATCCCAAAGTCTTTGTCACCTTAGAGCCAAAGGGCTAAGGACACTTGGTGAAAGACTTTTATCTTAACCAGGatttagttttaattttatgGAGGAATTTCTTAGAAAATGCCATAATTTATTGGGCCGTGCACTGGGAAGCTTTATGAATACAGGCCCTGTGGTGTTAAAATGCAGCCTGCATTCAGACTGTCCAGATAATAAATGTTGAGGTTGGTGCTCTGCATGCAAATGTAGTGTCTGTGTCCTCCACACTTGGCTGTTATGTTAATGTCTTCATTAGAAAACTAAACTTTCTCTCAGGAATTGAAATAGTGACCGATTTATGTGGAGAAAATCTGTCCCCGTGCATTTAACCTTCACTGTGTGGGTGAATCGACTCTTCCTGCTGCATTCACAGTTTCAGTGTTTCTGTACTTGTCCAATAAACATGACTTGAATTCTGTCTTTTCAGCTGAGTTAATGTGCAGCCCTTGTTCTCCCCATCATTGCCTCTTTTATCTGAATGTCCAAGATATCCTGGTTGATGTTTCTACCATCTACGTGCCAGCTCTGTTCGACTGCGAGGGTTCACCTTCAACCTTCATTTGGCTACTTACAAAACCTTTCATCTCATTACTTCATTAAATTCTGCTGTTCACATCAGAATGACCTTTTTTAATTCAATCTGAACACCTTTTTAGCAGGAATTAGCTCACTGTTCCCATCTTCTAGGCCTCATAGAGCCACATTTACTAAAGGATTGCAAATTACATTAGACTGCAATCAGAAACCTGTGCTGATTGGAGTGGAAGGTTCTCCAGCTGATCTTCTAACAATGAGCTCATTTAAGATCACAAACACAGCCGGTTAATTTCAATCTACCAAGACGAatgcaaattaaattaaaaaaccaaACTTGATCTGGAAGTGAGCCACCTGCTAACCTGCAGGTTACATACACAAGCTTTTATCCAGAAACAGGACAAGAATCCAGATCAACGAAAGGCAACTGAGGGGAAATATCTCCAGGGGGCGTTAGAAGAACCAAAAAAGCTAAAATCTACAGAAACCATCATTCACCAGATTCTGATTAATCCATGTTGTAATAAACTTTAACGTTATGTGTGTGCAACACACTTGCGTTGTGAGGCTGCAGGGATTTATTAATTAAGGAACCTGATTCACAGCCATCTGTGGGCAACAAATAGTTCCTGCAAAACCCTGAATGACATCCAGCGACACCTGAACAGAGATGAATGCAAcactcatgttttattttagatttgaaaagaagaataaagaacaacgAGCTCCATGAAACCTGCTTGTGATGGTGCAGAGCTCTGTGTGTACACTGATGGGTTAAATGGCACAGATATTTTTCTACTCTACAGCCGCCTCAGACGCCGTATGGTGTGGACCTGAGTGCAGACGAGGGGGAAAGGAAACAAAGTGTAACAAAAAGCCATCAGTTTATTTAGGCTGttggcaaaaaacaaactaaactaaaacctaaactgggataaGCTAACACTAGCATGAGAACTATGACAGGGGATCAAACAGGAATCGGAACAGGTGCATGAAAAAACTATGATGAGAACCATGACCCTGAAATGAAACTTGAAAATAATCCTGTGACTTGAAGTACACGACACTGgagagaggaagacaggactTAAATGCACAGGagggtaatgagggaagtgAGAACACCTGGAGAAACGAACCTGAACAGCAGGggacataaaacaaaaaactaaacacactgaacatggaacaccaggggcctgttcttcgtactgcgctaagtaagttagctggattagattgttgacgatttcgcgtgatcctggatcgttcggttccccgaagctcatccgggacttgctgtcatagcaacagagccgtaagcgtaaacctgctcgggagcaggtttactttatgtaaacaggattagatcgcggccacgcaggtatgtccgcttcatttatacgaaagcaacagcgatattccaccactgtttcaccataaataaataacatcaatgtaactaaagataatgcagcacctgatccatttattgatttcacacagatacatacaggtcatttcctaaaaaagggaaatgtactattaacattctattacatgtatgtgattattacagatgtaattcatatttcagagtagtaattgtaaattacttcgtgtaatcaagatgagagaccacggctataaaagcgaaggtggatttgggaagcctgtcgcagccatgtcctgtccgtatacgcgaccaacccattgcggaaggtgcaagattgataaggagagtcctcagaattcagcgtgtattgcgggatagacaggatcctttagctcagcgcgacagtgtgctcatagagagatatcgattttcccgtgaggatattatttacttaaccaacttgttgacgagggggtgcaggaccaccacctgtctttttttcctctgcccttttcttggttgctgttatgaacaaactaacagagtattacaggccagtattaccttgccaagagacgcaaagcaatctaagagataaatattaccattctgtagaatactcctgtattccacttttacttgttcccatgttcttgtgggtcctgttgtggctctaatgtgaaaggggatataatataacatattataatataatataatgccatatgatattggacaatatagtgtcatatgatagatctaccctaccgcctactggtgttggccagaggggccgatggcgcgatatggcagcctggctacaaccgtagctgcctccaccagtgtgtgaatgtgggagtgaatgaatagtggcattgtaaagcgctttgggtgccttggaaagcgctatataaacccaatccattattattattattattaaattacctacgagtttgatttgtcagcaactttctgccagccctctctccttgcttttgcagcctttgcagtgttcccttgcattttaattaaactctgaaactcctgaaatccctcactcatgagttcttgctctgctgccggaaaataccgagcgcgctccttcgacattttcgccgaccaatcagcgggttgccgatcaatgtttctactatcgatgcgtagccccttttacgacacccagtgatgtcacattactgcgtccagctgtactaatcgtcaacagcaggtgtgttcggggaaccggattagcgagctcacggttagcgcgatggtttggtcttggatgtttcatttgatcttggatgtagtaagcgacgtacgaagaacaggccccagatccttcaaagtaaaacaggaaacataacagaaTGTGGACAAGACAACACAAGCTCGACAACGTGTCTGCACAGAGGACAGGAAACGACTCAGGAGATCAGGAGAAACATTAACTAGACTGAAACTCAACTAAGACAAACTAATAATAAGAAGAACTTAACATTATTTCAATGTGTAATaagcaaagaaaatataaaataacacaaagatGCTGGGTCACAGACGGAGGTCCCTGATAGGTCCACCTGCTGCCATGAAGAGCAGTAAACATTGTAATTGCAGTGAATTGTTTTCCGGCTGAGTGAgctctcagtgctgctgttgCTTTCTACGGTGACGGCTCCACATTAGAGCTTTAAACCGCCCTGCATGTTGGCAGATCAAAGTGAAACTCATTGTAATGATTTCttggtgtgtgtttgctttCGAGTAGCTGCAATTCCAACAGTGTGAAAGAGATTTAGCAGCAAACTAGAATCAggtataaaaatattaatgcGTCCACACAATGCAGCAGTTCATTCAGTGGCTTTATAAAGGTTCCACTTAACAACTTGCACATTTCAAACATATTCCCCTGCAGTATTCACTAATACACATAAAACAGTGAAAGCATGGTGCTCCTAGCTGACTCTAGCCCACTGGCTGCACGAGACGTTGAAAAACAGCCCTTAGCTTTCTAATACTTTGAAGTACACAATCCTCTTTT
This is a stretch of genomic DNA from Maylandia zebra isolate NMK-2024a linkage group LG13, Mzebra_GT3a, whole genome shotgun sequence. It encodes these proteins:
- the LOC101468556 gene encoding D(1)-like dopamine receptor produces the protein MENFTVWSNFTRVLSELDGTEEDEDGEEDGGGIGGLRVLVACVLFLLIVSTLLGNTLVCAAVIKFRHLRSKVTNFFVISLAVSDLFVAVLVMPWEAITEVTNTWLFGRFCDVWIAFDIMCSTASILNLCIISVDRYWAISSPFKYERKMTHRVAFVMIGVAWTLSILISFIPVQLNWHRAGEEEREVAMEEMAAIMAASGKNFTNLSSFNSSDVAAQSCVANLNKTYAISSSFISFYIPVVIMIATYTRIYRIAQTQIRRIMSLERAAEQAQHQGHGVNRNQQQVQRPGDEASLKSSFKKETKVLKTLSIIMGVFVFCWLPFFVLNCTVPFCDPPCVSDTTFTVFVWFGWANSSLNPVIYAFNADFRRAFASILGCGRVCSNNAVEAVNLSNELVSYHHDTTLHKEALVPAQPQQHPRNINVSSDHLEDMSAHFDEESIISNGSPSHNRLLLLPATIQYEEDPEISLETITPFTSAPGLESDALIPGQVHQDG